In Deltaproteobacteria bacterium, the sequence CAACACAACCGGGAGCAATGAATCACTCGCCATCATTCTAACCCCTTGTTTTCCCTACACCCTAAACTCTACACCCTAACCCTGCCGGAAATGGCACGAGAATTGCTTACTCAACAGGGAAGGAGGATTTTTTATGTCCAACGAAATTTCTCAGCAGTCTTATCCTGTTTATCCCGATCCCCGGATGGACCCGTGGGATTATCAAGCCGCACTCTCCGGCTTCAAAAACGGGGAAGAATTCAAGAAGGAATATTTTAACCAAGCCAAAAAAGCGGTCGTTTCGGGGGTTGCCGCCGGGACGGGGGTTTTTGCCGCCGGGTTTGGCCTCTCTGCGGGGGTAGTGAGTGGATTGGATATCTTCCCTGCGGCGGGAGGGTTTTTGATTCGCGCCGGCGTCGGTCTGTGCCGCGCCGCAAAAATTGTTGGCCTTGCCGCCTGGAATACGGCACAATCGGCCTGGTATTCGCTGGCAGGCGCGGCCTCAACACCGCAGGGGCAGGAGGTGATAAAAAGTGTTGCCGAATGCGTTGACGGTGCTACACCCGGATCGCCAGCACCCAGTACACCCTTTGCTGGTCTTTGTAATGCAACAAGCGAGTTCATCCAAAAAATCGAAAAAGAATAAATAGCCTATGAGAAAAGTAGTCAATGGGTTGGTAAGCACGAGTATTGGTTTATTGACAATGGGTGTTGGGATTTTCACTTTGATTGATAGGACTCTTCCCGCTCGTTTGGGAGAGGCGAGCATCCCACTTACAAGAAAAACTTCAATCTTTGTGGGTGTCGTTGTGGTTCTCTGTGGTCTCTGGTTTCTCTATTTTGGCATCAAAAATTTTCTCAAATCCCGCCGACCGTAGTTTTTTATTTTTTTAAGCAACTCCCACGGTTCGCCAGCCGAAAACCTTATCAGTCGTGTTGGGGGTAAATTTTTTAGCCCCGATCCTAAAGGACCACTTTGTGGAAGGGGTAATTTCATGGGAGGGAATATGTCAGCTCAGGTCGCTCTTGTTGCGGAAGGTCAAATTGAACAAATCATCCTTTTAATCCGAGGCCAGAAGGTCATGATCGATGCCGATCTGGCCCATGTTTATGGCGTCACTACCAAAAGGCTGAGGGAGCAGGTCCGGCGTAACAAGGTGCGGTTTCCAGCGGATTTCATGTTTCTCCTCACCAAAGAGGAGCATATGGAGGTCGCCGCAAATTGCGGCCACCTCGCCAGCCTCAAATTCTCACGGTCACTTTCCTACGCTTTTACCGAGTACGGTGCCATTATGCTGGCTAGCATTCTCAATAGTGAAGTAGCCGTCAGGGCCAGCGTCCAAGTTGTCCGGGCCTTTGTCCGTTTACGCCAGATCATCAACGCCAATAAAGACCTGGCCCAGAAGCTTGAAAAGATGGAGAAAAAATACGATCACCAATTCAAACTGGTTTTCCAAGTCATTAACCAGCTCATGGT encodes:
- a CDS encoding ORF6N domain-containing protein; translation: MSAQVALVAEGQIEQIILLIRGQKVMIDADLAHVYGVTTKRLREQVRRNKVRFPADFMFLLTKEEHMEVAANCGHLASLKFSRSLSYAFTEYGAIMLASILNSEVAVRASVQVVRAFVRLRQIINANKDLAQKLEKMEKKYDHQFKLVFQVINQLMVPPSPHGVKSEFTKVKGFGR